Proteins from a single region of Mumia flava:
- a CDS encoding helix-turn-helix transcriptional regulator: MLETSARLLALLGLLQTRPDWPGPELAARLDVTTRTIRNDVERLRRLGYPIDAVRGTGGHYRLGAGAALPPLLLSDDEAVAVAVGLGSVRGIAGVAEAGERAARKLEQVLPHRLRRRVEAVASSLSAGPANTDSDVQDPEIDVAVLTRVADAVRDHERLRLTYDGRRRDVEPYRVVTWQRRWYLLAREVGVRPAPDDPWIALRLDWCEVSAMPQPRFDPRPLPRDDETAFVVREVASAGWAVHARITVYAPADVVRARINDAVGVVEAVDDESCVLVTGADSAETIAVYVGMLGLDFRVSGPPAVVEHLRALAGRYAAAVGPR; encoded by the coding sequence GTGCTGGAGACGTCGGCCCGCCTGCTCGCCCTGCTGGGACTCCTCCAGACGCGCCCGGACTGGCCCGGTCCCGAGCTGGCCGCGCGGCTCGACGTGACGACACGCACGATCCGCAACGACGTCGAGCGGCTGCGCCGCCTCGGCTACCCGATCGACGCCGTACGTGGGACGGGTGGGCACTACCGGCTCGGAGCGGGAGCCGCCCTCCCGCCGCTGCTGCTCAGCGACGACGAAGCGGTCGCGGTCGCGGTGGGGCTCGGCTCGGTCCGTGGGATCGCCGGCGTCGCCGAGGCCGGCGAGCGCGCGGCACGCAAGCTCGAGCAGGTCCTGCCGCACCGCCTGCGGCGCCGCGTCGAGGCCGTCGCCTCGTCCCTGAGTGCCGGTCCGGCCAACACCGACTCCGACGTGCAGGACCCGGAGATCGACGTCGCCGTGCTCACCCGCGTCGCCGACGCCGTCCGCGACCACGAACGGCTGAGGCTGACGTACGACGGGCGCCGCCGCGACGTCGAGCCGTACCGGGTCGTGACGTGGCAGCGTCGCTGGTACCTGCTCGCGCGCGAGGTCGGCGTGAGGCCCGCACCCGACGACCCCTGGATCGCGTTGCGCCTCGACTGGTGCGAGGTCAGCGCGATGCCGCAGCCGCGGTTCGATCCGCGGCCCCTGCCCCGCGACGACGAGACGGCGTTCGTCGTGCGCGAGGTCGCCTCGGCGGGATGGGCGGTGCACGCGCGGATCACGGTGTACGCGCCGGCCGACGTGGTCCGGGCGCGGATCAACGACGCCGTCGGTGTGGTCGAGGCGGTCGACGACGAGTCCTGCGTCCTGGTCACCGGTGCCGACTCGGCCGAGACCATCGCGGTCTACGTCGGGATGCTCGGCCTCGACTTCCGGGTCAGTGGACCGCCGGCCGTGGTCGAGCACCTGCGAGCGCTGGCGGGTCGCTACGCAGCTGCGGTGGGTCCGCGGTGA
- a CDS encoding molybdopterin-dependent oxidoreductase, whose translation MASERTVPHSSHVGAFSAHVRDGRLVGVTPHPLDPDPAPLLGSVVEAATGRTRIRRPALRRSVAEHGPGAAPQRRGIDDFVEVGWDEALDLVAAELTRVRTEHGPASIFGGSYGWSSAGRFHHAKTQLNRFLAASGGYTAQSGNYSFAAALRILPHVLGDARATDGTVTSLDVVAEHTDLWLMLGGAPVRTTQVESGGVVAHRARADLGRVAASTELVHVGPLRDDAPPSARWLPARPGTDTALLLALMHTLVVESLHDQPFLDRCCTGWPRLRAYLLGETDGQPKSADWAAPICDLPARTIRDLAVRAARGRTLVSATWSLQRAEHGEQPFWAVIALAAVLGQIGLPGGGFGFGYGNAASIGAHGPRSVGLSMPTLPNPADSWIPVARIADMLLHPGAPYEVDGQHRSYPDVRLVYWAGGNPFHHHQDLNRLARAWQRPETVVVHETCWTATARRADVVLPATVTLERDDLSTSSRDTSVVAMHRAVEPYGRARDDFAILADLAERLGCRDAFTEGRDADGWLRHLWATTRAEGRAAGVELPDFATLWARGRVELPTEPSLVLLADFRADPEAHRLGTPSGRIELFSETLDGFGYDDCPAHPTWLEPREWLGSPDVARHPFHLVSNQPASRLHGQMDTGPVSAASKVAGREPCRMHPEDAAAYGIADGDVVRLHNDRGAVLAGAVLDPDVRRGVVQLATGAWYDPADAAEPKSLDLHGNPNVLTADRPTSRLAQGPSAHSTLVAVERYAGSAPPITVHDPPALVRGVGVLGKDPDPDSVPDRPDRGA comes from the coding sequence ATGGCGTCCGAGCGCACCGTCCCGCACTCCTCGCACGTGGGCGCCTTCTCGGCTCACGTCCGCGACGGGCGGCTGGTCGGCGTGACGCCGCACCCGCTCGACCCCGACCCGGCGCCGCTGCTCGGCTCGGTGGTCGAGGCGGCCACGGGACGCACCCGGATCCGCAGGCCGGCCCTCCGGCGCAGCGTCGCGGAGCACGGGCCGGGCGCCGCGCCGCAGCGCCGGGGGATCGACGACTTCGTCGAGGTCGGGTGGGACGAGGCGCTCGACCTGGTCGCGGCCGAGCTGACCCGCGTGCGCACGGAGCACGGACCCGCGTCGATCTTCGGCGGGTCGTACGGCTGGTCGAGCGCGGGGCGGTTCCACCACGCGAAGACGCAGCTGAACCGGTTCCTGGCCGCGAGCGGCGGATACACCGCGCAGAGCGGCAACTACAGCTTCGCGGCCGCGCTGCGGATCCTTCCGCACGTCCTCGGCGACGCCCGTGCCACCGACGGCACGGTCACCTCGCTGGACGTGGTCGCCGAGCACACCGACCTGTGGCTGATGCTCGGAGGGGCTCCGGTGCGGACGACCCAGGTGGAGTCGGGCGGGGTGGTCGCTCACCGTGCACGGGCCGACCTCGGGCGGGTCGCGGCGAGCACGGAGCTGGTCCACGTCGGTCCGCTGCGTGACGACGCACCGCCGTCGGCACGGTGGCTGCCGGCGCGCCCGGGCACGGACACCGCCCTCCTCCTCGCTCTGATGCACACCCTGGTCGTCGAGAGCCTCCACGACCAGCCGTTCCTCGACCGCTGCTGCACCGGCTGGCCGCGGCTGCGCGCGTACCTGCTCGGCGAGACCGACGGACAGCCGAAGTCGGCGGACTGGGCCGCGCCGATCTGCGACCTGCCCGCGCGCACGATCCGGGACCTCGCGGTGCGGGCGGCCCGCGGCCGCACCCTGGTCTCGGCGACCTGGTCGCTCCAGCGCGCCGAGCACGGGGAGCAGCCCTTCTGGGCCGTGATCGCGCTCGCTGCGGTGCTCGGGCAGATCGGGCTGCCGGGGGGCGGGTTCGGCTTCGGGTACGGCAACGCCGCGTCGATCGGCGCCCACGGTCCGCGTTCGGTGGGACTGTCGATGCCGACCCTGCCGAACCCGGCCGACTCGTGGATCCCGGTCGCGCGGATCGCCGACATGCTGCTGCACCCGGGCGCGCCGTACGAGGTGGACGGGCAGCACCGTTCGTACCCGGACGTCCGGCTGGTCTACTGGGCCGGGGGCAACCCGTTCCACCACCACCAGGACCTCAACCGTCTGGCCCGGGCGTGGCAGCGCCCGGAGACCGTGGTCGTGCACGAGACGTGCTGGACTGCGACCGCTCGCCGCGCGGACGTCGTGCTGCCGGCGACCGTGACGCTCGAGCGCGACGACCTCTCCACCTCGTCGCGGGACACGTCGGTGGTCGCGATGCACCGGGCGGTCGAGCCCTACGGCCGGGCGCGTGACGACTTCGCCATCCTGGCCGACCTCGCCGAGCGGCTCGGGTGCCGTGACGCGTTCACCGAGGGCCGTGACGCCGACGGATGGCTGCGGCACCTCTGGGCGACCACGCGTGCGGAGGGCCGTGCGGCCGGCGTGGAGCTGCCGGACTTCGCGACGCTGTGGGCGCGGGGGCGGGTGGAGCTCCCGACCGAACCGAGCCTGGTGCTGCTCGCCGACTTCCGTGCCGACCCCGAGGCGCACCGTCTGGGGACGCCGAGCGGGCGGATCGAGCTGTTCTCGGAGACGCTCGACGGGTTCGGCTACGACGACTGCCCGGCGCACCCGACCTGGCTCGAGCCGCGGGAGTGGCTCGGGTCGCCCGACGTCGCGCGGCACCCGTTCCACCTCGTCTCGAACCAGCCGGCGTCTCGCCTGCACGGGCAGATGGACACCGGGCCGGTGAGCGCCGCGAGCAAGGTCGCGGGACGGGAGCCGTGCCGGATGCACCCCGAGGACGCGGCGGCGTACGGGATCGCGGACGGCGACGTGGTGCGGCTGCACAACGACCGCGGCGCCGTCCTGGCCGGTGCGGTGCTGGACCCGGACGTCCGCCGGGGCGTGGTCCAGCTGGCGACCGGCGCGTGGTACGACCCGGCCGACGCGGCGGAGCCGAAGTCCCTCGACCTGCACGGGAATCCGAACGTCCTCACCGCGGACCGTCCGACCTCGCGGCTCGCGCAGGGGCCGAGTGCGCACAGCACGCTGGTCGCCGTCGAGCGGTACGCCGGCTCCGCCCCGCCGATCACCGTCCACGACCCTCCCGCCCTCGTACGCGGGGTGGGCGTTCTGGGGAAGGACCCGGACCCGGATTCCGTCCCGGACCGCCCGGATCGTGGCGCGTAA
- a CDS encoding epoxide hydrolase family protein — MTNNEATTQHVGELRPFRIDVDQADLDDLADRLARTRLPRPAPGDDGTYGITNAYLSDALDHWRTRFDWRAVERRANAYDQVLTEVDGQPIHLLHVRSAEPDATPLLLVHSYPGSFLDFLDLIDPLVDPVAHGGRAEDAFHVVIPSLPGFAFSTPVVEKGWTSRRVATTLDALMRALGYDAYGVHGSDLGALVARELGRVRPEGFLGLHVLQLFSFPSGDAEEMAQLGPDDVAGLEHLQWFQSVGGYNAMNASRPQTVAVGLSDSPVGLLAYDELFMSFGNGTSKVEIDQVLAQVTLQWLTNTASSVVRYHYEDARADDDGSRNDARTGVAVFADDFRTIKAFAQRDNGNVAHWSHHRSGGHYAAMEVPDVLAADLRTFFAG; from the coding sequence ATGACGAACAACGAAGCAACCACCCAGCACGTCGGCGAGCTCCGGCCGTTCCGGATCGACGTCGACCAGGCCGACCTCGACGACCTCGCCGACCGGCTCGCCCGCACCCGCCTCCCGCGTCCCGCCCCGGGCGACGACGGGACGTACGGCATCACGAACGCCTACCTGTCCGACGCGCTCGACCACTGGCGCACCCGCTTCGACTGGCGCGCCGTCGAACGGCGTGCGAACGCCTACGACCAGGTGCTCACGGAGGTCGACGGCCAGCCGATCCACCTCCTCCACGTGCGCTCGGCCGAGCCGGACGCGACGCCGCTGCTCCTCGTGCACTCGTACCCGGGATCGTTCCTGGACTTCCTCGACCTGATCGATCCGCTGGTCGACCCGGTCGCCCACGGAGGGCGGGCCGAGGACGCGTTCCACGTGGTGATCCCGTCGCTGCCCGGGTTCGCCTTCTCCACGCCGGTCGTGGAGAAGGGGTGGACGTCGCGACGTGTCGCCACGACGCTCGACGCCCTGATGCGGGCCCTCGGCTACGACGCGTACGGGGTGCACGGCAGCGACCTGGGCGCGCTCGTCGCCCGCGAGCTCGGGCGTGTCCGGCCGGAAGGATTCCTGGGCCTGCACGTCCTCCAGCTGTTCTCCTTCCCGTCGGGCGACGCCGAGGAGATGGCGCAGCTCGGACCGGACGACGTCGCCGGGCTGGAGCACCTCCAGTGGTTCCAGTCCGTCGGCGGCTACAACGCGATGAACGCGTCGCGCCCGCAGACCGTGGCGGTCGGGCTCTCGGACTCGCCCGTGGGCCTGCTGGCGTACGACGAGCTCTTCATGTCGTTCGGCAACGGCACCAGCAAGGTCGAGATCGACCAGGTCCTCGCCCAGGTCACCCTCCAGTGGCTCACCAACACCGCGTCGTCGGTCGTGCGGTACCACTACGAGGACGCGCGTGCGGACGACGACGGGAGCCGGAACGACGCACGGACCGGGGTCGCGGTGTTCGCCGACGACTTCCGCACGATCAAGGCGTTCGCACAGCGCGACAACGGCAACGTCGCTCACTGGTCGCACCACCGGTCCGGGGGGCACTACGCGGCGATGGAGGTGCCGGACGTCCTCGCCGCCGACCTCCGCACCTTCTTCGCGGGCTGA
- a CDS encoding alanine racemase: MTLTLHVDGERWSAHLHAVAGAMPGIVPVIKGNGYGFGNRALARRAGELGAGTVAVGTYTELVDVLPLFGGDVVVMTPWRPFAAASVRPERMYDPRVVHTVSRVEDVAALREVAPPGTRVLIEGETSMARHGVDRHALAAVAEDLGDLRLEGFSLHLPMTGDNLAEADRWAGVFETSRLRGLATGAPVLSVSHLRTAELAALAERRPQLSVRPRVGTALWLGDRGAFRVTGQVLDSHQVERGERVGYRQRPVPAHGTLLVVSGGTAHGIGLEAPTSASTLRQRATSVAKGGLGAAGFALSPFTVGDKQRWFVEPPHMQASMILVPSGVPVPAVGDEVEVDVRMTTTQFDAVDVR; the protein is encoded by the coding sequence ATGACGCTGACCCTGCACGTCGACGGCGAGCGGTGGAGTGCGCACCTGCACGCGGTGGCCGGTGCGATGCCCGGGATCGTCCCGGTGATCAAGGGCAACGGGTACGGGTTCGGGAACCGCGCGCTGGCGCGGCGCGCGGGCGAGCTCGGCGCCGGCACGGTCGCCGTCGGGACGTACACCGAGCTGGTCGACGTGCTGCCCTTGTTCGGTGGTGACGTGGTCGTGATGACGCCGTGGCGTCCGTTCGCCGCGGCCTCCGTACGGCCGGAGCGGATGTACGACCCGCGCGTGGTGCACACGGTGAGCCGCGTCGAGGACGTCGCGGCGCTGCGCGAGGTCGCACCGCCGGGGACCCGCGTGCTGATCGAGGGCGAGACGTCGATGGCCCGCCACGGCGTCGACCGGCACGCGCTGGCCGCGGTCGCCGAGGACCTCGGGGACCTGAGGCTCGAGGGGTTCTCCCTCCACCTGCCGATGACGGGGGACAACCTCGCGGAGGCCGACCGCTGGGCCGGCGTGTTCGAGACGTCGCGGCTGCGCGGGCTGGCCACGGGTGCTCCGGTGCTGAGCGTGTCCCACCTGCGGACCGCGGAGCTCGCCGCTCTCGCGGAGCGTCGGCCCCAGCTGTCGGTCCGGCCGCGGGTCGGGACCGCGCTGTGGCTCGGCGACCGCGGGGCGTTCCGGGTGACCGGCCAGGTGCTCGACTCCCACCAGGTCGAGCGCGGTGAGCGGGTCGGATACCGCCAGCGTCCGGTGCCGGCCCACGGGACGCTGCTCGTCGTCTCCGGCGGCACCGCCCACGGGATCGGCCTGGAGGCGCCGACCTCTGCCTCGACGCTGCGCCAGCGTGCCACCTCGGTCGCGAAGGGCGGTCTGGGCGCCGCCGGGTTCGCACTCTCGCCGTTCACGGTCGGTGACAAGCAGCGGTGGTTCGTCGAGCCGCCGCACATGCAGGCGAGCATGATCCTGGTCCCGTCGGGGGTGCCGGTTCCCGCGGTCGGCGACGAGGTCGAGGTCGACGTGCGGATGACGACGACGCAGTTCGACGCCGTCGACGTACGCTGA
- a CDS encoding lipid II:glycine glycyltransferase FemX: protein MPVTVRTISAADHLAYLSSLESASFLQTPAWAAVKPEWDAESIGWFDDGELAGVGLVLYRRLPRLKKALAYLPEGPVIDWTSAAAGPGGVRRWLDPMVTHLAGRGAFGVRMGPPVVLHRWDATTVKKAVADPALHRLADAPAAFSDPAAVAVTDQLAAAGWHKQVGEGGFTAGQPAYNFHLPLVAPDGTPLAEEQVLRGMNQLWRRNIKKADKSGVVVTTGGGDDLADFHRIYVETAERDHFTPRPRSYFETMWTALNGEDPDRMRLYLAHHEGDLVAATTLVRVGRHAWYSYGASTTHKREVRGSNAVQWRMIRDAVAAGCSVYDLRGITDTLDADDPHVGLIQFKAGTGGEAVEYAGEWDLPVNRLLYLAFQQYMKRR, encoded by the coding sequence GTGCCTGTCACCGTCCGTACGATCAGTGCCGCCGACCACCTCGCGTACCTCTCCTCCCTGGAGTCCGCCAGCTTCCTCCAGACGCCCGCCTGGGCAGCCGTGAAGCCGGAGTGGGACGCCGAGTCGATCGGCTGGTTCGACGACGGCGAGCTGGCCGGGGTTGGCCTGGTCCTCTACCGCCGGCTGCCCCGGCTGAAGAAGGCGCTGGCGTACCTGCCCGAGGGTCCGGTGATCGACTGGACGAGCGCAGCGGCGGGACCCGGCGGGGTGCGGCGCTGGCTCGACCCGATGGTCACGCACCTCGCGGGCCGGGGGGCGTTCGGAGTCCGGATGGGTCCGCCGGTCGTGCTGCACCGCTGGGACGCGACGACGGTGAAGAAGGCGGTCGCCGACCCGGCCCTGCACCGGCTCGCCGACGCCCCCGCAGCGTTCAGCGACCCCGCGGCGGTCGCGGTCACCGACCAGCTCGCGGCGGCGGGATGGCACAAGCAGGTCGGCGAGGGCGGGTTCACCGCAGGCCAGCCGGCGTACAACTTCCACCTCCCGCTGGTGGCCCCGGACGGCACGCCTCTCGCCGAGGAGCAGGTGCTGCGGGGGATGAACCAGCTGTGGCGACGCAACATCAAGAAGGCCGACAAGTCGGGCGTCGTCGTCACGACCGGCGGCGGCGACGACCTCGCGGACTTCCACCGGATCTACGTCGAGACCGCCGAGCGGGACCACTTCACGCCACGCCCCCGCTCGTACTTCGAGACCATGTGGACCGCCCTCAACGGCGAGGACCCCGACCGGATGCGCCTCTACCTCGCGCACCACGAGGGCGACCTGGTCGCCGCGACCACGCTCGTACGGGTGGGTCGGCACGCGTGGTACTCCTACGGCGCCTCCACCACCCACAAGCGCGAGGTCCGCGGCTCCAACGCCGTGCAGTGGCGGATGATCCGCGACGCGGTCGCCGCCGGGTGCAGCGTCTACGACCTGCGCGGGATCACCGACACCCTCGACGCCGACGACCCGCACGTCGGGCTGATCCAGTTCAAGGCCGGCACCGGTGGCGAGGCCGTCGAGTACGCCGGCGAGTGGGATCTCCCGGTGAACCGGTTGCTCTACCTCGCCTTCCAGCAGTACATGAAGAGGCGCTGA
- a CDS encoding HNH endonuclease, whose translation MTVMAEPVMPAQPTLRARTVLVLNASYEPLQRVSLRHAIRMLVREVAVVEEAHADATFGPFPVPKVLRLLRYVVMRWMHRRRPICTKAAVKARDQRCGYCGGPAETVDHILPRSRGGLLTWENSVAACLRCNHRKSDRTPVEAGMTLLVTPVVPARSPLLPTR comes from the coding sequence ATGACCGTGATGGCCGAGCCCGTGATGCCGGCACAGCCGACTCTGCGCGCGCGCACCGTCCTGGTCCTCAACGCCTCCTACGAGCCGCTCCAGCGGGTCTCGCTGCGGCACGCCATCCGGATGCTCGTCCGCGAGGTCGCGGTCGTCGAGGAGGCGCACGCCGACGCCACCTTCGGCCCGTTCCCGGTTCCGAAGGTGCTGCGCCTCCTGCGCTACGTCGTGATGCGCTGGATGCACCGGCGTCGGCCGATCTGCACGAAGGCCGCCGTGAAGGCGCGCGACCAGCGCTGCGGCTACTGCGGAGGTCCCGCCGAGACCGTCGACCACATCCTGCCCCGCTCGCGCGGGGGCCTGCTGACCTGGGAGAACTCCGTCGCCGCGTGCCTGCGCTGCAACCACCGCAAGAGCGACCGGACGCCGGTGGAGGCCGGCATGACGCTGCTCGTCACGCCGGTCGTTCCCGCCCGCTCCCCGCTGCTGCCCACGCGCTGA
- a CDS encoding circularly permuted type 2 ATP-grasp protein produces the protein MTRFADAAEVLKAYESASARPTYDEMVVGGRVRPNYAAVAGAYIEMGPDELRTRGDALASSYLDQGVTFGVAGEERPFPLDIVPRLIDSTTWSRVDLGVQQRVHALERFLDDVYGAGEVFDEGVVPRSVVMTSPHLHRVVAGITSPNGVRIHVAGIDLIRDADGAFRVLEDNVRVPSGVSYVMTNRRAMSAVLPELFADHRIRPVSMYSGKLLAALRASAPAGVADPTVVVLTPGVFNSAYFEHALLARTMGIELVEGRDLVCRGGRVMMRTTAGLEPVHVIYRRLDDEFLDPVQFRSDSVLGVPGLINAARAGNVTIANAVGNGVADDKLLYTYVPDLIRFYLREEPILDNVDTWRLGDADAREEVLDRLDELVVKPVDGSGGKGIVIGPSASRAELDELRTKVLADPRAWIAQPVVSLSTVPTLVESGLAPRHVDLRPFAVNSGDEVWVLPGGLTRVALPEGELIVNSSRGGGSKDTWVVADAGDESEDSGLAPTYADPDGAPRDSGPAMGDGSAQEQQQQQQQEQ, from the coding sequence ATGACGAGGTTCGCCGACGCCGCCGAGGTCCTGAAGGCGTACGAGAGCGCCTCGGCCCGACCGACGTACGACGAGATGGTGGTCGGGGGGCGGGTCCGCCCGAACTACGCGGCCGTCGCCGGGGCGTACATCGAGATGGGCCCCGACGAGCTGCGGACCCGCGGTGACGCGCTGGCCTCGTCGTACCTCGACCAGGGTGTGACGTTCGGTGTCGCCGGCGAGGAGCGGCCGTTCCCGCTGGACATCGTGCCGCGGCTGATCGACTCGACGACGTGGTCGCGCGTCGACCTCGGTGTGCAGCAGCGGGTGCACGCCCTCGAACGGTTCCTCGACGACGTGTACGGAGCCGGCGAGGTCTTCGACGAGGGCGTCGTCCCGCGGTCGGTGGTGATGACGTCTCCGCACCTGCACCGCGTGGTCGCCGGGATCACGTCACCGAACGGCGTACGGATCCACGTCGCGGGCATCGACCTGATCCGCGACGCCGACGGGGCGTTCCGTGTGCTCGAGGACAACGTCCGGGTGCCGTCCGGCGTCTCGTACGTGATGACGAACCGCCGGGCCATGTCGGCGGTGCTCCCCGAGCTGTTCGCCGACCACCGGATCCGGCCGGTCTCGATGTACTCCGGGAAGCTGCTGGCCGCGCTGCGGGCCTCCGCACCGGCAGGCGTCGCCGACCCGACCGTGGTCGTCCTGACCCCCGGCGTGTTCAACAGCGCGTACTTCGAGCACGCGCTGCTCGCGCGCACGATGGGGATCGAGCTGGTCGAGGGGCGCGACCTCGTGTGCCGCGGCGGTCGGGTGATGATGCGGACGACCGCCGGCCTGGAGCCGGTGCACGTGATCTACCGGCGCCTCGACGACGAGTTCCTCGACCCGGTCCAGTTCCGCAGCGACTCCGTCCTCGGCGTCCCGGGCCTGATCAACGCGGCGCGGGCCGGCAACGTCACGATCGCGAACGCCGTGGGCAACGGCGTCGCCGACGACAAGCTGCTCTACACCTACGTCCCCGACCTGATCCGCTTCTACCTGCGCGAGGAGCCGATCCTCGACAACGTCGACACCTGGCGGCTCGGTGACGCCGACGCCCGCGAGGAGGTCCTCGACCGGCTCGACGAGCTCGTCGTCAAGCCGGTCGACGGGTCCGGCGGCAAGGGGATCGTGATCGGGCCGTCGGCGTCGCGCGCCGAGCTCGACGAGCTGCGGACGAAGGTGCTCGCGGACCCGCGTGCCTGGATCGCGCAGCCGGTGGTGTCGCTGTCGACCGTGCCGACGCTGGTCGAGTCCGGGCTCGCGCCGCGGCACGTCGACCTGCGGCCGTTCGCGGTGAACTCCGGCGACGAGGTGTGGGTGCTGCCCGGCGGTCTGACGCGCGTCGCCCTGCCGGAGGGCGAGCTGATCGTGAACTCCTCGCGCGGGGGCGGCTCGAAGGACACCTGGGTGGTCGCCGACGCCGGCGACGAGTCGGAGGACTCCGGGCTGGCCCCGACGTACGCCGACCCGGACGGCGCTCCGCGCGACTCGGGACCGGCGATGGGGGACGGCTCCGCCCAGGAGCAGCAGCAACAGCAGCAGCAGGAACAGTGA
- a CDS encoding alpha-E domain-containing protein yields MLSRIAESLFWIGRYVERADDTARILDVQMQLLVEDPGIDEGEACLRLLSVMGVDADGRQPTRALLLDVLGTDPTSETALVASIAAARESARRARETLSTEMWEAINTTWRAIPSGRTSTMRPPQLFAWAKERAAVIAGIADSTMSRDDGWHFLVLGRSIERVDMTARLLSTAALSHGPKVAWPTTLRACGAYEAFVRTYRGMEADREAAEFLLLDRLFPRSVVGALNRAEESLQNLESSGRRSGFSTEAIRLLGRARTELEYRPLGDVMFDLPTEMERLQRTCSVATDAISQRYFATVGSVSWMGGLA; encoded by the coding sequence ATGCTGAGCCGGATCGCCGAGTCGTTGTTCTGGATCGGCCGCTACGTCGAGCGCGCCGACGACACCGCGCGGATCCTCGACGTCCAGATGCAGCTGCTGGTCGAGGACCCCGGCATCGACGAGGGCGAGGCGTGCCTGCGTCTGCTCAGCGTGATGGGTGTCGATGCGGACGGCCGTCAGCCCACCCGCGCGCTGCTCCTCGACGTGCTCGGCACCGACCCGACGTCGGAGACCGCGCTGGTCGCGTCGATCGCGGCGGCGCGCGAGTCGGCCCGCCGGGCACGCGAGACCCTGTCGACGGAGATGTGGGAGGCGATCAACACGACCTGGCGGGCGATCCCGTCCGGCCGGACCTCGACGATGCGGCCGCCGCAGCTGTTCGCCTGGGCGAAGGAGCGCGCCGCGGTGATCGCCGGGATCGCCGACTCCACGATGAGCCGCGACGACGGCTGGCACTTCCTGGTGCTCGGCCGCAGCATCGAGCGGGTCGACATGACCGCTCGGCTGCTCTCCACGGCGGCGCTCTCGCACGGGCCGAAGGTCGCCTGGCCGACCACGCTGCGGGCCTGCGGCGCGTACGAGGCGTTCGTCCGGACGTACCGCGGGATGGAGGCGGACCGGGAGGCGGCGGAGTTCCTGCTGCTCGACCGGCTGTTCCCCCGCTCGGTCGTGGGCGCCCTCAACCGCGCCGAGGAGAGCCTCCAGAACCTCGAGTCCAGCGGCCGGCGCTCGGGGTTCAGCACCGAGGCGATCCGGCTGCTCGGCCGTGCCCGGACCGAGCTGGAGTACCGTCCGCTCGGCGACGTGATGTTCGACCTGCCGACGGAGATGGAGCGGCTCCAGCGCACCTGCTCGGTCGCGACCGACGCGATCAGCCAGCGCTACTTCGCGACCGTCGGGTCGGTGTCGTGGATGGGAGGCCTGGCGTGA
- a CDS encoding transglutaminase family protein, whose translation MSLQMRVTHRTEYTYDEAVASYNEARMTPARTLEQYVLHSRIEVSPSPWSMTYTDYWGTQVTAFEVQDPHDELVVTATSTVEVGRPAAAGDPVSWSRLRDPELVDNFCEYLAPSRWVDPPDDLAERLRSMTEAAPTPGTYARDVCDLVHGEVAYVAGSTQVTGTAGDAWAARSGVCQDISHLAIGALRQAGIPARYVSGYLHPRSAPEVGDPVAGESHAWVEWWDGAWVAYDPTNDTAVGDRHVVVGAGREYPDVAPLRGIYSGGATESMDTHVTITRLR comes from the coding sequence GTGAGCCTGCAGATGCGCGTGACCCACCGGACCGAGTACACCTACGACGAAGCGGTCGCCTCCTACAACGAGGCGCGGATGACGCCCGCCCGGACGCTGGAGCAGTACGTCCTGCACAGCCGGATCGAGGTCTCGCCGTCGCCCTGGTCGATGACCTACACCGACTACTGGGGGACCCAGGTCACGGCGTTCGAGGTGCAGGACCCGCACGACGAGCTGGTGGTGACGGCGACGTCCACCGTCGAGGTGGGCCGACCGGCCGCAGCAGGGGATCCGGTCTCGTGGAGCCGGCTGCGCGACCCCGAGCTGGTCGACAACTTCTGCGAGTACCTCGCGCCGAGCCGCTGGGTGGACCCGCCGGACGATCTCGCCGAGCGGCTGCGGTCGATGACGGAGGCCGCACCGACCCCCGGCACGTACGCCCGGGACGTCTGCGACCTGGTGCACGGCGAGGTGGCGTACGTCGCGGGCTCGACCCAGGTGACCGGGACGGCGGGCGACGCCTGGGCGGCGCGGTCGGGGGTCTGCCAGGACATCAGCCACCTCGCGATCGGGGCCCTGCGGCAGGCGGGCATCCCGGCGCGCTACGTCTCGGGCTACCTGCACCCGCGGTCGGCGCCGGAGGTCGGTGACCCGGTCGCGGGCGAGTCGCACGCGTGGGTCGAGTGGTGGGACGGGGCGTGGGTCGCGTACGACCCGACGAACGACACCGCGGTCGGCGACCGGCACGTGGTCGTCGGCGCGGGGCGGGAGTACCCGGACGTCGCACCGCTGCGCGGGATCTACTCCGGCGGCGCGACGGAGTCGATGGACACCCACGTGACCATCACCCGCCTGCGCTGA